In Cystobacter ferrugineus, the following proteins share a genomic window:
- a CDS encoding radical SAM/SPASM domain-containing protein: MPPPVLQPRTAYAVWELTLKCNLACGHCGSRAGAKRADELSREEAMDLVRQLSEVGIQEVTIEGGEAFLRPDWLDIARAITDHGMRCTMTTGGYGLSRETARRMKEAGISHVSVSVDGLEATHDRIRGRRGSFRYCFETLGHFRDAGLLFSSNTQINRLSAPEMPELYERLRDAGCSAWQFQITNPMGNGGDNAWMLLQPAELPDLYRMLARIAVRAREEGKLALAPSNNIGYFGPYDELLFANVGQVWAGCKAGLSVLGIHADGGIKGCPTLPSEYIGGNIRKQPLADILDSRELTFNAKAGTDEGTAHMWGYCGSCKYAEACRGGCTQMAHVLFNRNGNNPYCHYRTLELAGRGLRERVVRSTPGQGKPFDHGVFELVQEPLETAWPAEDTHHFTYERIPWAPGWEPFALPG; this comes from the coding sequence ATGCCGCCTCCCGTCCTGCAACCCCGCACGGCCTATGCCGTGTGGGAACTCACCCTGAAGTGCAACCTCGCGTGCGGCCATTGCGGCTCGCGCGCGGGCGCCAAGCGCGCGGACGAACTGTCGCGCGAGGAGGCGATGGATCTGGTGCGCCAGCTCTCGGAGGTGGGCATCCAGGAAGTCACCATCGAGGGGGGCGAGGCGTTTCTCCGCCCCGACTGGCTCGACATCGCCCGGGCCATCACCGACCACGGCATGCGTTGCACCATGACGACGGGCGGCTATGGCCTGTCGCGCGAGACGGCTCGGCGCATGAAGGAGGCGGGCATCTCCCACGTCTCCGTGTCGGTGGACGGCCTGGAAGCCACGCATGACCGCATCCGTGGCCGGCGTGGCTCCTTCCGCTACTGTTTCGAGACGCTGGGACACTTTCGCGACGCGGGCCTGCTCTTCAGCTCGAACACGCAGATCAACCGGCTGTCCGCCCCCGAGATGCCCGAGTTGTACGAGCGGCTGCGGGACGCGGGCTGCAGCGCCTGGCAATTCCAGATCACCAACCCCATGGGCAATGGTGGGGACAACGCGTGGATGTTGTTGCAACCCGCGGAGCTGCCGGACCTCTACCGGATGCTGGCGCGCATCGCGGTGCGGGCGCGCGAGGAGGGAAAGCTGGCGTTGGCGCCCTCCAACAACATCGGCTACTTCGGCCCGTATGACGAGCTGCTCTTCGCCAACGTGGGGCAGGTGTGGGCGGGGTGCAAGGCGGGCTTGTCCGTGCTGGGCATCCACGCCGACGGAGGCATCAAGGGCTGTCCCACCCTGCCCTCCGAGTACATCGGCGGCAACATCCGCAAGCAGCCCCTGGCGGACATCCTCGACTCGCGCGAGCTCACCTTCAACGCCAAGGCGGGCACGGACGAAGGCACCGCGCACATGTGGGGCTACTGCGGGAGCTGCAAGTACGCCGAGGCGTGCCGGGGCGGGTGCACCCAGATGGCGCACGTGCTCTTCAACCGCAACGGCAACAATCCCTACTGCCACTACCGCACGCTGGAACTCGCGGGGCGGGGACTGCGCGAGCGGGTGGTGCGCAGCACGCCGGGTCAGGGCAAGCCCTTCGACCATGGGGTCTTCGAGCTGGTGCAGGAGCCGCTGGAGACGGCCTGGCCGGCGGAGGACACGCACCACTTCACCTACGAGCGAATTCCGTGGGCCCCGGGTTGGGAGCCCTTCGCCCTGCCTGGATAG
- the rnk gene encoding nucleoside diphosphate kinase regulator: protein MNSRPEIEQRITPPTPTVRVTVEDMQRLRAVVDRHLDGTLAAAAEQLDGELERAVVEPQDQIPPDVVTMRSRILFEDVETGRRREATLVYPEEANIEQSKISVLAPVGLAVLGLRANDIIEWPLPNARRTRFRIVEVLYQPEASGDFHL from the coding sequence ATGAACTCACGTCCAGAGATCGAGCAGCGCATCACGCCACCCACGCCCACCGTGCGAGTCACCGTCGAGGACATGCAGCGCCTGCGGGCGGTCGTGGATCGGCACCTCGACGGCACCCTGGCGGCCGCGGCCGAACAGTTGGATGGAGAGCTGGAGCGCGCGGTGGTGGAGCCGCAGGATCAAATTCCGCCCGATGTCGTCACCATGAGATCGCGCATCCTCTTCGAGGACGTGGAGACAGGCCGTCGCCGCGAGGCGACGCTGGTCTATCCAGAAGAGGCGAATATCGAACAGTCGAAGATCTCCGTCCTGGCACCAGTCGGGTTGGCGGTGCTGGGTCTCAGGGCGAATGACATCATCGAATGGCCGTTGCCGAATGCCCGCCGAACCCGATTCCGCATCGTGGAAGTTCTCTATCAACCCGAGGCATCCGGCGACTTCCACCTGTGA
- a CDS encoding aldo/keto reductase, with protein MEYRKLGHSGLKVSSLCLGTMTFGEASEGSMMHAVGADEKTSFAIMDRALDAGINFWDTANVYGNDGLTERVLGNWFAQSQRRDEVVLATKFRFRMGKGPNDTGASRYHLRSAVEQSLRRLKTDRIDLYQLHMQDIDTPEEETLRALEDLVRQGKVLYIGASNYAAYRLVDSLWTSKTQNLSRFVALQAQYSLVVRELEREHVSVCEQFGLGILPWSPLAGGFLSGKYRKGQPPPESSRLAKWKDRLTQFDTARNWRILDAVDAVAAELNASASQVSLAWLLRKRAVTSVIFGARNVAQLDDNLKAAELKLDDAQLKRLDEASALELGYPYDFMQRVQGRW; from the coding sequence ATGGAATACCGCAAGCTGGGACACAGCGGGCTGAAGGTGTCGAGCCTGTGCTTGGGGACGATGACGTTCGGCGAGGCGTCCGAGGGATCGATGATGCACGCCGTGGGGGCCGACGAGAAGACGTCCTTCGCCATCATGGACCGCGCGCTCGACGCGGGGATCAACTTCTGGGACACCGCGAACGTGTACGGCAACGACGGCCTCACCGAGCGCGTGCTGGGCAACTGGTTCGCCCAGTCCCAGCGGCGCGACGAGGTGGTGCTGGCCACCAAGTTCCGCTTCCGCATGGGCAAGGGCCCCAACGACACGGGCGCCTCGCGCTACCACCTGCGCTCCGCGGTGGAGCAGAGCCTGCGCCGGCTGAAGACGGACCGCATCGACTTGTACCAGCTCCACATGCAGGACATCGACACGCCCGAGGAGGAGACGCTGCGGGCGCTGGAGGACCTGGTGCGCCAGGGCAAGGTGCTCTACATCGGCGCGAGCAACTACGCGGCCTACCGGCTGGTGGACAGCCTGTGGACGAGCAAGACCCAGAACCTCTCGCGCTTCGTGGCGCTGCAGGCGCAGTACAGCCTGGTGGTGCGCGAGCTGGAGCGCGAGCACGTGTCGGTGTGCGAGCAGTTCGGCCTGGGCATCCTGCCGTGGTCCCCGCTGGCGGGCGGCTTCCTGTCCGGCAAGTACCGCAAGGGGCAGCCCCCGCCGGAGTCCTCGCGGCTGGCGAAGTGGAAGGACCGGCTCACCCAGTTCGACACCGCGCGCAACTGGCGCATCCTGGACGCCGTGGACGCGGTGGCCGCCGAGCTGAATGCCTCGGCCTCGCAGGTGTCGCTGGCGTGGCTGCTGCGCAAGCGCGCCGTCACCTCCGTCATCTTCGGGGCGCGCAACGTGGCGCAGCTCGACGACAACCTGAAGGCCGCGGAGCTCAAGCTGGATGACGCCCAGCTCAAGCGCCTGGACGAGGCGAGCGCCCTGGAGCTGGGCTACCCCTACGACTTCATGCAGCGCGTCCAGGGCCGCTGGTAG
- a CDS encoding putative quinol monooxygenase — protein MSLLVLCEFRARTDGEAEFLRVARALASAAATEPGTLRYQWFVTQRPGHYSIIEEYVDADAAETHNNHVDSLLRELFAVADLVSVSFYGELNQYLREWISGRGGIAVNVPL, from the coding sequence ATGAGTCTTCTGGTGCTATGTGAGTTCAGAGCACGGACCGACGGGGAGGCAGAGTTCCTGCGGGTGGCGCGGGCATTGGCATCCGCCGCTGCGACCGAGCCGGGAACGTTGCGCTACCAGTGGTTCGTCACGCAGAGGCCCGGTCATTATTCGATAATCGAGGAGTACGTCGACGCTGACGCGGCCGAAACGCATAACAACCATGTGGATTCACTGCTCCGCGAACTCTTTGCGGTGGCTGATCTGGTGTCGGTGTCATTCTATGGGGAGCTCAACCAGTACTTGCGCGAGTGGATTTCCGGCCGCGGGGGAATTGCGGTCAATGTGCCGTTGTGA
- a CDS encoding FAD-binding protein translates to MTGRALSRRTLLQGALVAMAFNPASRSWAATLEPGSLPLPPLEGALLMDAASLTAAAEDFGHIVHRTPCAVLVPGSVGDIVAMVRFARRQGLHIAAARGLGESHSTYGQSQVPAGIVIDMSALSTIHEIGESSAWVDAGVRWRQLLEATLPSGRSPPTLTDYIELSIGGTLSVGGIGGQAFRWGLQVDNVLELDVVTGEGELVRCSPSCERHLFDAVRSGLGQFGIIVRARVRLVEVPPRARTYTALYGDLHRFLDDQRWLIEDGRFDYVEGAVVSSAGGWAFQLEAVKYFTPGAEPRDDRLLAGLGFQPGTLQVTDSSYFDFANRLAPLVAMLQQLGIWEFPHPWMDMFVPARSAAAFVEEVLSQTTEADTGQGPILLYPFRSAALTAPFLRVPTDPHVFLFSLLRTAIPPTPENVAALVQKNRAIFERLTAIGGKLYPVDAVPLSHADWRRHLHPYWERFEYAKRRFDPARILTPGQGIF, encoded by the coding sequence ATGACGGGTCGAGCTCTCTCCCGGAGGACGTTGCTCCAGGGAGCGTTGGTGGCCATGGCATTCAACCCCGCGAGCCGGAGCTGGGCCGCCACGCTGGAGCCCGGCTCCCTCCCCCTTCCTCCGCTGGAAGGGGCGCTGCTGATGGACGCGGCGTCGCTCACCGCGGCTGCGGAGGACTTTGGCCACATCGTCCACCGCACGCCCTGTGCTGTGCTCGTCCCGGGCTCGGTGGGGGACATCGTGGCCATGGTCCGCTTCGCGCGCCGCCAGGGCCTGCACATCGCCGCCGCGCGAGGGCTCGGCGAGAGCCACAGCACTTACGGCCAGTCCCAGGTGCCGGCGGGCATCGTCATCGACATGTCCGCGCTTTCGACCATCCACGAGATTGGCGAGTCGAGCGCTTGGGTGGACGCGGGTGTCCGGTGGCGCCAGTTGCTGGAGGCCACGCTTCCTTCCGGCAGGAGCCCTCCGACACTCACCGACTACATCGAGTTGAGCATCGGTGGGACGCTGTCGGTGGGCGGCATTGGCGGGCAGGCGTTTCGCTGGGGCCTCCAGGTGGACAACGTCCTGGAGCTGGATGTCGTCACGGGGGAGGGCGAGCTCGTGCGGTGCTCGCCCTCATGCGAGCGGCACCTGTTCGACGCCGTGCGGTCGGGGCTGGGCCAGTTCGGCATCATCGTGCGTGCCCGGGTACGGCTCGTCGAGGTGCCACCCCGTGCGCGGACCTACACCGCGCTGTACGGCGACCTCCACCGCTTCCTGGACGACCAGCGGTGGCTCATCGAGGACGGCCGTTTCGACTATGTCGAGGGTGCCGTTGTCTCCTCCGCTGGCGGATGGGCCTTCCAACTCGAGGCGGTGAAGTACTTCACCCCTGGCGCCGAGCCGCGGGACGACAGGCTGCTCGCGGGCCTCGGCTTCCAACCCGGGACGCTCCAGGTGACGGACAGCAGCTACTTCGACTTCGCCAACCGACTCGCGCCGTTGGTGGCGATGCTCCAACAGCTCGGTATCTGGGAGTTTCCGCACCCGTGGATGGACATGTTCGTTCCCGCCCGGTCCGCGGCCGCGTTCGTGGAGGAGGTGCTATCGCAGACCACCGAGGCAGACACGGGGCAGGGGCCCATTCTGCTCTACCCCTTCCGCTCAGCAGCGCTCACCGCCCCCTTCCTCCGAGTCCCCACGGACCCGCACGTCTTTCTCTTCTCGCTGCTGCGTACCGCCATTCCGCCGACGCCGGAGAACGTGGCGGCCCTCGTGCAGAAGAACCGCGCCATCTTCGAGCGGCTCACCGCCATAGGCGGAAAGCTGTACCCCGTGGACGCCGTTCCTCTGAGCCATGCCGACTGGCGCCGCCACCTGCACCCCTATTGGGAGCGCTTCGAGTACGCGAAGCGTCGCTTCGACCCGGCCCGTATCCTCACGCCAGGTCAGGGCATCTTCTGA
- a CDS encoding NAD-dependent epimerase/dehydratase family protein has translation MKVLVTGAAGFIGYHVCERLLARGDTVIGVDNLDASGDVTLKATRLSRLRSAPNFGFHRMDIRDARACRELFEGARPERVVHLAARVGVRAEPVESQDYAETNVSGFLQVLESCRRTGVEHLVFASSSSVYGMDTPVPFSEQAAAASPLNLYAATKRADELLAYAYSHQYGLPITGLRLFSVYGPWGRPDMAPMLFLRAMLEGRPLVLHGEGKPQRDFTYVDDVVEALMRVLNAPPTGGAPRSRVLNVGRGVPVAVARLVDLLEELLGTKAWVELQAAPPGELHVTCADVTALECETGFRPSIPLEQGLARLVAWYRGHEG, from the coding sequence ATGAAGGTGCTCGTCACGGGAGCCGCGGGCTTCATCGGTTATCACGTCTGTGAGCGTCTGCTGGCCCGGGGGGACACGGTCATCGGGGTGGACAACCTGGACGCATCGGGAGACGTGACGCTGAAGGCGACGCGGCTGTCGCGGCTGAGGTCGGCGCCGAACTTCGGCTTCCACCGCATGGACATCCGGGACGCGCGGGCCTGCCGGGAGTTGTTCGAGGGGGCGCGGCCGGAGCGCGTGGTGCACCTGGCGGCGCGGGTGGGGGTGAGGGCGGAGCCGGTGGAGTCCCAGGACTACGCGGAGACGAACGTCTCGGGCTTCCTCCAGGTGTTGGAGTCGTGCCGGCGCACGGGGGTGGAGCACCTGGTGTTCGCCTCGTCGAGCTCGGTGTACGGGATGGACACGCCGGTGCCGTTCTCCGAGCAGGCGGCGGCGGCGAGCCCGTTGAACCTGTACGCGGCGACGAAGCGAGCGGACGAGCTGCTGGCGTACGCCTACAGCCACCAGTACGGCCTGCCCATCACCGGACTGCGGTTGTTCTCGGTGTATGGCCCGTGGGGGCGGCCGGACATGGCGCCCATGCTGTTCCTGCGGGCGATGCTGGAGGGCCGCCCGCTGGTGCTGCACGGCGAGGGCAAGCCCCAGCGCGACTTCACCTACGTGGACGACGTGGTGGAGGCGCTGATGCGGGTGCTGAATGCTCCGCCCACCGGCGGCGCGCCGCGCTCCCGCGTGTTGAACGTGGGCCGGGGAGTTCCCGTGGCGGTGGCGCGGCTCGTGGACCTGCTGGAGGAGTTGCTGGGCACCAAGGCGTGGGTGGAACTCCAGGCCGCGCCCCCCGGAGAGCTGCACGTGACGTGCGCGGACGTAACGGCACTGGAGTGCGAGACGGGCTTCCGTCCCTCCATTCCCCTGGAACAGGGGCTCGCCCGGCTCGTGGCCTGGTACCGGGGCCACGAGGGCTGA
- a CDS encoding protoporphyrinogen/coproporphyrinogen oxidase has protein sequence MSAPTVVIGAGPAGLSAAHALVRAGERVVVLEAEARVGGLSGSFDFAGFQVDYGPHRLHQAASPEVLELYRLALGGALRVRARRGLVHVGDKRLPYPLSLLGIARGLGLAEVARHGVSAVMARLRPPEGQHFGAEAARRLGRHAARVLYEPAARKVWGLEPEALDEALGRARVQKGGPLEVLRAALGRGGASAGRRYFYPEAGVGALAEGLAEHIRRAGGEVRCGAAAEGLVLERGRVRAVVVAGREVPARAVVATVPLPRLCGWVGRPEAAEGLDYRALTLLYLLLATERGSERDVHYFADGRLPANRLFEPRNFSGQGPPGRTVVGFDLPCAVGDELWSASPEELTRRVRPALERTGLGGVEVIDSRVRRVAAAYPLYRRGFAVSRARALEALSQVEGLYPLGRSALFLHDNVHHACATGLALGGLLSEGASSRDWRERQKPFLETRIED, from the coding sequence GTGAGCGCGCCGACGGTCGTCATTGGCGCGGGCCCGGCGGGGCTGTCCGCGGCGCATGCGCTCGTCCGGGCCGGGGAGCGCGTGGTGGTGCTGGAGGCCGAGGCGCGGGTAGGGGGGCTCTCGGGCTCATTCGACTTCGCGGGCTTCCAGGTGGACTACGGCCCGCACCGGCTGCACCAGGCGGCGTCCCCCGAAGTGCTGGAGCTCTACCGGTTGGCGCTCGGCGGGGCGCTGCGGGTGCGGGCGCGCCGGGGCCTCGTGCACGTGGGCGACAAGCGCCTGCCCTATCCCTTGTCCCTGCTCGGCATCGCGCGGGGGTTGGGGCTCGCCGAGGTGGCGCGGCATGGGGTGTCGGCGGTGATGGCGCGGCTGCGTCCCCCCGAGGGTCAGCACTTCGGCGCGGAGGCGGCGCGGCGGCTGGGACGGCATGCGGCGCGGGTGCTGTACGAGCCCGCGGCGCGCAAGGTGTGGGGCCTGGAGCCCGAGGCGTTGGACGAGGCGCTCGGCCGGGCGCGGGTGCAGAAGGGTGGCCCGCTGGAGGTGTTGCGCGCGGCGCTCGGGCGGGGAGGGGCCTCGGCGGGGCGGCGCTACTTCTACCCGGAGGCGGGCGTGGGGGCGTTGGCCGAGGGCCTCGCGGAGCACATCCGCCGGGCGGGAGGCGAGGTGCGGTGTGGCGCGGCGGCCGAGGGCCTGGTGTTGGAGCGCGGGCGGGTGAGGGCGGTGGTGGTGGCGGGGCGGGAGGTGCCGGCCCGGGCGGTGGTGGCGACGGTGCCTCTGCCTCGGCTGTGCGGCTGGGTGGGGCGGCCCGAGGCCGCCGAGGGCCTGGACTACCGGGCGCTGACGCTGCTGTACCTGTTGCTCGCGACGGAGCGGGGAAGCGAGCGGGACGTGCACTACTTCGCGGACGGACGGCTCCCGGCCAATCGCCTCTTCGAGCCGCGCAATTTCTCCGGGCAGGGTCCTCCGGGGCGCACGGTGGTGGGGTTCGATCTGCCGTGCGCGGTGGGGGACGAGCTGTGGAGCGCCTCGCCCGAGGAGCTGACGAGGCGGGTGCGGCCCGCGCTGGAGCGCACGGGCCTCGGGGGGGTCGAGGTGATCGACAGCCGCGTGCGCCGCGTGGCGGCGGCCTATCCGCTGTATCGCCGGGGCTTCGCGGTGTCCCGAGCGCGCGCGCTCGAGGCCTTGAGCCAGGTCGAGGGCCTCTATCCCCTGGGAAGGAGCGCGCTGTTCCTCCACGACAACGTTCACCACGCCTGCGCGACGGGTCTGGCGTTGGGCGGATTGCTCTCGGAAGGTGCGAGTAGCAGGGATTGGCGGGAGCGGCAGAAACCCTTCCTCGAAACGAGGATCGAGGACTGA
- a CDS encoding glycosyltransferase family 2 protein, which produces MISVVIPARDEVHAVAGVVRRVREALAHEAHEILVVDDGSRDGTGEAAREAGARVLTVGGIGYGAAIKAGAAQARGTWLALIDADGTYPEAALPGLVAAVRAGARQAIGARPGFGPGESLARSVVKACFRGAVRWGGGFAAPDLNSGLRVLRTADLLALAPVLPDRFSLTTTLTLALAAAGDPIVFQPITYRARVGHSKWRPVRDTWRMGRTVARGIGWLRAGRAPGTLSALELPAVRGTG; this is translated from the coding sequence ATGATCAGCGTCGTCATCCCCGCGCGCGACGAGGTGCACGCCGTCGCGGGCGTGGTGCGGCGGGTGCGCGAGGCGCTCGCGCACGAGGCGCATGAGATCCTCGTCGTGGACGATGGCTCGCGTGACGGCACGGGCGAGGCGGCGCGGGAGGCGGGGGCGCGGGTGCTGACGGTGGGCGGAATCGGGTACGGCGCGGCGATCAAGGCCGGGGCCGCCCAGGCGCGAGGCACGTGGCTGGCGCTCATCGACGCGGATGGGACGTACCCGGAGGCGGCGCTGCCCGGGCTGGTGGCCGCGGTGCGCGCGGGGGCCCGGCAGGCCATCGGCGCGCGGCCGGGCTTCGGACCCGGGGAGTCGCTCGCGCGCTCGGTGGTGAAGGCGTGCTTCCGGGGCGCGGTGCGGTGGGGGGGTGGCTTCGCGGCGCCGGACCTGAACTCGGGCCTGCGGGTGCTGCGCACGGCGGATCTGCTGGCGCTCGCGCCGGTGTTGCCGGATCGCTTCTCGCTCACCACCACGCTGACGCTGGCCCTGGCGGCGGCGGGAGATCCCATCGTCTTCCAACCCATCACCTACCGGGCACGCGTGGGCCACTCGAAGTGGAGGCCCGTGCGCGACACGTGGCGCATGGGCCGCACCGTGGCGCGAGGCATCGGCTGGCTCCGGGCGGGCCGGGCCCCGGGGACGCTCTCGGCCCTGGAGCTGCCCGCGGTGCGAGGCACGGGGTGA
- a CDS encoding FMN-binding protein, translating to MSMRRGGAVKHFVLGWMLFLGGVAALPARAAATYFTTPQVLKEFFPQSQRVTYRKVKLGPAEQAALQGRLGYKPAKAEYVFFVATTGEHVDGYALIDEELGQHEQITFAVKLSPTGTVERHEVMVYREAYGQEISDARFRRQFQGKTVKDPVRAGTDIDVVTGATISSRSMAVGVRRALILLDELVLKPNASQNTKG from the coding sequence ATGAGCATGCGAAGGGGAGGAGCCGTGAAGCACTTCGTGTTGGGGTGGATGCTGTTCCTGGGTGGAGTGGCGGCGCTGCCCGCGCGCGCGGCGGCGACGTACTTCACCACGCCGCAGGTGCTCAAGGAGTTCTTCCCCCAGAGCCAGCGCGTCACCTACCGCAAGGTGAAGCTCGGTCCCGCCGAGCAGGCGGCGTTGCAGGGGCGGCTCGGCTACAAGCCGGCGAAGGCCGAGTACGTCTTCTTCGTGGCCACCACGGGCGAGCACGTGGACGGCTACGCCCTCATCGACGAGGAGCTCGGCCAGCACGAGCAGATCACCTTCGCCGTGAAGCTGTCCCCCACGGGAACCGTCGAGCGCCACGAGGTGATGGTGTACCGCGAGGCCTACGGGCAGGAGATCTCCGACGCGCGCTTCCGCCGCCAGTTCCAGGGCAAGACGGTGAAGGATCCGGTGCGCGCGGGGACGGACATCGACGTGGTGACGGGCGCGACCATTTCCTCGCGCTCCATGGCCGTCGGCGTGCGCCGCGCGCTCATCCTCCTGGACGAGCTCGTCCTCAAGCCGAACGCGTCCCAGAACACCAAGGGGTAG
- a CDS encoding cupredoxin domain-containing protein: protein MRLRVLLCLALGLAACEETLPAGFRPVQDSAEGAARVSVSFNRITSGRYRAVAPTCIGQRYVLRSSNADGGTPIPPGEPLPLEGGLAMKPGQVVEFRNYQSDIPTNVTSLSAPAPLFSPNLVRPYNTRTEGKETFSFWRYAFPLPGAYEYFDTNMGTPGRQVVDSYYGTVTYVGESNAPRAVVCVDPPACVASADCLAGLAPEGTVCCTCPGVCCETDLHCSLDKTCLRGRCVDKDTGE, encoded by the coding sequence ATGCGCCTGCGTGTCCTCCTGTGCCTCGCGCTCGGTCTCGCCGCCTGCGAGGAGACACTCCCCGCCGGGTTCCGGCCCGTGCAGGACTCGGCCGAGGGCGCGGCCCGCGTCTCGGTGTCCTTCAATCGCATCACCTCGGGCCGCTACCGCGCCGTCGCGCCCACGTGCATCGGCCAGCGCTACGTCTTGCGCTCGTCCAATGCGGATGGGGGCACGCCCATTCCCCCGGGTGAGCCTCTTCCTTTGGAAGGGGGCCTCGCGATGAAGCCCGGGCAGGTCGTCGAGTTCCGCAACTACCAGTCCGACATCCCCACCAACGTCACCTCGCTGTCGGCGCCCGCGCCGCTCTTCAGCCCCAACCTGGTGCGGCCCTACAACACCCGCACCGAGGGCAAGGAGACGTTCTCCTTCTGGCGCTACGCCTTCCCGCTGCCCGGGGCCTACGAGTACTTCGACACCAACATGGGCACGCCGGGCCGGCAGGTGGTGGACTCGTACTACGGCACGGTCACCTACGTGGGCGAGTCCAATGCCCCCCGGGCGGTGGTGTGCGTGGATCCTCCCGCGTGTGTCGCGTCCGCCGATTGTCTCGCGGGCCTCGCGCCCGAGGGCACCGTGTGCTGCACGTGCCCGGGCGTGTGCTGCGAGACCGATCTCCACTGCTCGCTGGACAAGACGTGTCTGCGTGGCCGCTGCGTGGACAAGGACACCGGCGAATGA
- a CDS encoding glycosyltransferase family 39 protein — MSFNITPSPMEAPDVARGAMPPRSFLVLLLGLVGAGVGARLLALPRLLPDLDAVNFARSLRGFDLATQAPHFPGYPVYVALARLASASGASEVGALVVPGIVLGALGLGVLGLVARPFLGAAGALTATALLALLPLPVLFGATPGSDGTGLALLVLAACAVLGAERSRRHAVLAGVVVGLALGARPSFLPALLGLAFLMPRRHALAAVGGLVLGVGAWLVPMGLFTGPERLVRIGSGFLLGHAGEWGGTVAVRPDLGWRMERFGFDLVAAGFGLPWPGGPADPALLLAARLLLALGLAGALGALVLAGVRSSLSAPEGRILRLALAMGLPYGAWMFLGQNLLKARHALPLVFAGAVLVAVGVAVLARRWPSGSGPLAGALAVTCTAVMLPVALAQGREPSPAARLVAHVASTLPPSGTLLFTGEEARLFEHYVPHYRAGRPATGEQLRREVTRVAAAGADVYVTSTAPGVEALAPHLEPVARFSCDPRVRSHAHDIVLFHYRLAALAAPHEVL, encoded by the coding sequence ATGAGTTTCAACATCACCCCCTCCCCCATGGAGGCACCTGACGTGGCGCGGGGGGCGATGCCGCCGCGCTCCTTCCTCGTGTTGTTGCTGGGGCTGGTGGGAGCAGGGGTGGGGGCTCGATTGCTCGCGTTGCCCCGGTTGTTGCCGGACCTGGACGCGGTGAACTTCGCCCGTTCCCTCCGGGGCTTCGATCTGGCCACTCAGGCGCCTCACTTCCCGGGCTACCCCGTGTATGTCGCCCTGGCCCGCCTGGCCTCGGCCTCCGGAGCCTCCGAGGTGGGTGCCCTCGTCGTACCCGGCATCGTGCTCGGCGCTCTCGGCCTGGGGGTGCTGGGGCTCGTGGCGCGGCCGTTCCTCGGAGCGGCCGGGGCCCTGACGGCAACGGCCCTCCTGGCCCTGCTGCCGCTTCCCGTCCTCTTTGGTGCCACCCCCGGATCGGACGGCACGGGGCTCGCCCTCCTGGTGCTCGCGGCCTGTGCCGTCCTGGGCGCGGAGCGCTCCCGCCGCCACGCGGTGCTCGCGGGCGTGGTGGTGGGACTGGCCCTCGGCGCCCGGCCCTCGTTCCTCCCGGCACTGCTGGGCCTTGCGTTCCTGATGCCCCGGCGACACGCGCTGGCGGCGGTGGGCGGCCTGGTGCTCGGGGTGGGCGCGTGGCTCGTGCCGATGGGCCTCTTCACCGGCCCGGAGCGGCTCGTGCGCATCGGCTCGGGCTTCCTGCTCGGCCACGCGGGCGAGTGGGGTGGCACCGTGGCGGTGCGTCCGGACCTCGGCTGGCGGATGGAGCGCTTCGGATTCGATCTCGTGGCCGCGGGCTTCGGGCTGCCCTGGCCCGGCGGCCCCGCGGACCCGGCACTCCTGCTCGCCGCGCGCCTGCTCCTGGCCTTGGGCCTCGCCGGGGCACTGGGGGCGCTCGTGCTCGCCGGGGTGCGCTCCTCCCTGTCCGCTCCCGAGGGGCGGATCCTCCGGCTCGCCCTCGCGATGGGCCTGCCCTACGGGGCGTGGATGTTCCTCGGCCAGAACCTGCTCAAGGCTCGGCATGCCCTTCCGCTCGTCTTCGCGGGGGCGGTGCTGGTGGCGGTGGGGGTGGCGGTGCTCGCCCGCCGCTGGCCGTCCGGGTCGGGGCCGCTCGCTGGCGCGCTGGCCGTGACGTGCACGGCCGTCATGCTGCCCGTGGCGCTCGCGCAGGGACGCGAGCCCTCTCCGGCGGCGCGGCTGGTGGCGCACGTGGCCTCCACGCTGCCGCCCTCGGGCACGCTGCTCTTCACCGGCGAGGAGGCGCGGCTCTTCGAGCACTACGTGCCCCACTACCGCGCGGGCCGTCCGGCCACGGGTGAGCAGCTGCGCCGCGAGGTGACGCGCGTGGCCGCCGCGGGCGCCGACGTCTACGTCACCTCCACCGCTCCCGGCGTCGAGGCGCTCGCGCCGCACCTGGAGCCCGTGGCGCGCTTCTCCTGTGATCCGCGTGTGCGCTCACACGCCCACGACATCGTCCTCTTCCACTACCGGCTCGCGGCCCTGGCCGCTCCGCACGAGGTCCTCTGA